Below is a window of Catalinimonas alkaloidigena DNA.
AGCCGAATTTAGTGCCTACCAGGTCCAGGTGATCGCGCAGGACCCAGAGAACGGGCGTGTCTGGCTCCACATCGACCTGATGTGAGCGACCGTTCACGTGAAGTGTGAAAGTAGCCATATCGAAAAGTGTTTATACAGTTTGGAAGTCCCCCCTAACTTACCAAAATTCCCGGACCGGTACACATCCCAACCGGCGCAACAAAGCAATTGAGTACAAGGGAATTACCCCCGACCGGCACGCCCGGTTCCCAAAGTTGCACCCGGACCTGTATCTTGCCCCGTAGCCTTCACGGCAGAAGGCCCGCTGACCCCGTTCGTATGGAAATAGGAATTGATAGCTTCGCGTATGCCATGTCGGTCGACGAAACCGGCGCGCCCCTCAGTAGCCAACAGGCCATGGCCGAATTGCTCGACCGCATGGTGCAGGCCGACCAGGCCGGACTCGACGTGTTCGGCATCGGCGAACACCACCGCAAAGAGTACCTCGACTCGGCCCCGACTACGATTCTGGCGGCCGCCGCGGCCCGCACCGAGCGCATCCGCCTCACCAGCGCCGTGACCGTGCTGAGCGCCGCCGATCCGGTACGCGTCTTTCAGAGTTTCGCCTCCCTCGACCTCATCTCGAAGGGGCGCGCCGAAATGGTGGTGGGGCGCGGCTCCTCTATCGAAGCCTTTCCCTTGTTCGGTTACGACCTGAACGATTACGACGCCCTCTTCGCCGAGAAGCTGGACCTGTTGCTCACGATCCGCGACCACGAGGTGGTGACGTGGTCGGGCAAGTTTCGGCCCCCGTTGCAGAACCTGCCCATCTACCCGCGTCCCGTGCAAAAGCCCTTTCCCATCTGGCTGGGCGTCGGCGGAACGCCCGGCTCGTTTGTGCGGGCCGGAATGCTCGGTCTGCCGCTGATGGTCGCCGTGATCGGCGGCGAAACCCATCGCTTCCGCCCGCTGGTCGACCTCTACCGCGAAGCGGGGGCGAAGGCCGGACACGCGCCCGACCAACTCAAGGTGGGGCTGCACTCGTTCGGGTACGTGGCCCGCACCACGCAGGAGGCCATCGACAACTACTACCCCGGCCACGAGGCCAACATGAACCGCATCGGGAAGGAGCGGGGCTGGCCCCCGATGACGCGCGCCCGCTTCGACGGCTCCCGTTCCAAGCTGGGCTTCATGATGCTGGGCAATCCCGAAGAGGTGGCCGAGAAAATCCTCCGCCACAGCGCAGCGCTGGGGGGCATCGACCGCGTCACGTTCCAGATGGACAACGCCGACCTGACCCACCGGCAACTGATGGACGCCATCGAGCTGATCGGCACCCGGGTCGCCCCGCTGGTGAAGGGAGCAACCGTATAGGGGGAGCCTGACACTACTTTGTTATCAAAACCTTCTTGCTGTCATCTCGAACGAAGCCGCCGCGGCGCGGTGAGAGATCTATCTGCTTCTGGAACAAGATCTCTCACGTTGGTCGAGATGACTATCATAATCTAAGCCATGATAAAATCGGTTCACTGCGGCATCCTAACTCTACCGCAAGCTTTTAGCTTGTGGGGAAATTTTGTAAGCTTTCAGCTTACGTACGTTGAAAACGTGCAGGATTGACTACCAGTTACGTTGGCTCCGCGACTCAACGTGCGGCAGGGAAGAAGGAAGCATAACAAAATGCGAAATGAAGATTGAGTTTGAGATATCTCCTGAAGAGGTTCATGAAAATATGAAGGACTTTCTGGGGAAAGACTTTATACTTTCTACAGTAGTGAAAGAGATAAGGAGGCTTAGTCCAGTAATAGTAAGTTATTTCATAGGCGCCTTTGTTGTGATATTTTATAGATTCCAGCGTGGCTATTATGCCATCTTACTGGGGGGGCTTTGTATGATACTATTGAGGTTGGTTTGGAGGGTATTAAAAGCTATACACATTGCTAAGCGTGTTCAGCAATGGAGTTGTGGCTTAACCGGATCGATTGTGATTGATGATACAAAGCTAAATTATCATCTTAATCGTATTCATGAAGTACTCATCTTAGACCAAGTACAGATATCACTTGATAATGAACTTTATTTCTCTCTTACAGATGCCATTTCTCAGAAGTATATTATTATTCCCAAAATGGTATGCACAGAAGAGCAATTACTTGAAATTACGCATCTTCTAGAGATGCAAAGGAGAGCTGCTCAAAATGAATCAACCTAATACTTTGACATCTGGGTATGAAAATAGCGCTGGCACAACTCCGCTCTCAAAAAGGTGACTTGGACATCAACCTCGCCCGTCACCAGGACGTTATCGAGCGCGCCGCTGCACAGAGCGCGGACCTGATCGTCTTCCCGGAACTCTCCCTCACCAACTACGAACCCACGATTGCCGAAGCGGTCGCCACCCCGCCGGACGATCCCCGTCTCGACATGTTCCAGCACTTCGCCGATGCCCACCACATGACGATTGGCATCGGCCTGCCCACCCGACACGAAGCGGGCATCCAGATTTCGCTGCTCCTCTTCCAGCCGCATCAGGCACTTCGCCGCTATGCCAAGCAGTACCTCCACGCCGACGAAGAACCGTTTTTCGTGCCCGGCCCCGGCTTCCCGAGCCTGACGCTGGGCAACACCTCTATCGCCCTGGCCATCTGCTACGAAATTTCCGTCCCCGCCCATACCGAAGTCGCGGTCCAAAGCGGCGCTCCCTTCTACCTGGCCAGCGTCGCCAAGTTTGTCGGCGGCATCGACAAGGCCCTGACGCAGATGGCGGACATCGCCCGGCAGCACGGCCTCACGACGCTGATGGTCAACAGCGTCGGCGAAGCGGACGGTGGAATCTGTGCCGGAAACTCCTCCGTCTGGAACGCTAAAGGGGAGGTGTTGGGGCAATTGGATGGGACCCAGGAAGGACTGTTGCTGTTCGATACGGAGACGGGGGAGGTGTCATAAGTGAAAATTATGTAATATTTTTATGGGATGATGTCGTATTAAGGTGAATTTATCTGATGAGTAGAGAAGAGTTGAAAGAGTTATCAAGAATAAGAATTAAAGAGGCTAAGGTACTGCTTGATAATAAATTTTATGATGGTGCTTACTATTTGAGTGGATATAGCGTTGAGTGTGCATTGAAAGCTTGTATAGCGAAAAACACTAAAAGGTATGATTTTCCAGATAAAAAAGTGGCAATTGAAAGTCATACACATGAGTTACTTAAACTTGTTAAAATAGCAGGCCTTGAAATTGACTTGAAGAAAAAACTAGATTTAGAACCACAGTTTCAGCTTAATTGGGCTATTGTAAAGGATTGGTCCGAAATTACGCGTTATAAGCGTAATTCAGTATTAGATGCTAGAGATTTATATTCGGCAATAACTAATCGATCAAATGGTATTATGAAATGGATTAGAGAGAGATGGTAAGTGAAATAAATATTGAAGGAGGTAAAATTTTAATAAGAAAATTAGATGATTCTGATCTACTTATTAAAAGTGCTTTTTGGTTTCTATTTCCAGAAACACAAGAATGGAGGCTAGTAATCGTAACACCACAGGTTGATCAGAGAGGACCTAGAAAAGTTTATGAGAAAATACAGAAAATTCTAAGCAGTATGGGCGATTCAAGTATCTCTCTAGACCAAATAACTTTAATGAGTCCTCATCATCAATTAAATGAAATATTAGGATTGATCATGCAGAATGGTACAGAAATCGCAGATATTAGGTTCAAAGGGAATGTTATTAATGGTGTTTTGATTGAAGATGCTTATTTGTATAGAGTGAACCCATAATTTGCATTCTATCCTCACATATTCCGCCGGTACTACACAACCAGTTTGTGACGTGGTTTTGAGTTCGTCGAACGTATAAACTTCCTTGCTTCTCATTATCTTTATACAATGAACTACCAGAACTACATCGAAATCAGGCCTGATAAGCGATTTGGGAAGCCGTGCCTGGTGGGCACCCGGATTTCTGTTTATGACATCCTGAATTGGTTAGCGAACGGCATGAGCAAGCAGGAAATCATGGATGATTTTGAGGAAGTGACAGAAGAAATGATCAACGCTTGCCTGGCATTTGCGGCCGACAAGGAGCATCGCCTGAAAATTGCATCTTGAGACTTCTCTTCGACCAAAATATCTCCTACAAAATCGTTAAGCAGCTTGCTACCGATTTTCCTGAGGCGAAACAGGTGCGTCACGTAGGATTAGAAGACGCCTCAGACCTCGCTATATTTCAGTATGCGAAAGAACATGATTTCGCCATTGTGACTTTCGATGCCGACTTTGTTGACCTGCAAGTCATCAAAGGAAGCCCACCGAGCATCATCTGGTTGAGAACCGGAAATCTGACCACTAAAGCTATCTCGGCACTGTTGCGTAAACATGCCCCTGTTATTCAGGAATTTATGGCTACTGCTGATGCAGGCGTCCTCGAGATTATTGATCGAGGGGAATAGACGTCATCATTCCCACCTCACATGTTCCGCCGGTACTGCCCGCCTACTTTGTAGAGTGCCGTCGAAAGTTGCCCGAGGGTGCAGACTTTGCCCGCTTCCATGAGGGCTTCGAAGACGTTGCCGTTGTCGATAGCGGTTTGCTGCAACTGTTGTAGGGCGGCGGGCGCTTCGGCTCGGTGGCGCGCCTGAAAGGCATCCCGTCCGGCGATGGCCGCTTCTTTCTCTTCCGGTGTTGAGCGGATCACCTCCTGCGGCAGGATCGTGGGCGAGCCCTGCGGATCGAGGAAGGTGTTGACGCCCACCAGCGGCAGGGCGCCCGTGTGCTTCTGCATCTCGTAGTGCATCGACTCCTCCTGAATTTTGCTGCGCTGGTACATCCGCTCCATCGCGCCCAGCACGCCGCCGCGTTCCGACAAACGGCGGAACTCCTGTAGTACCGCCTCTTCCACCAGATCGGTCAGTTCTTCGATGATGAACGCCCCCTGGAGGGGATTCTCGTTTCTGGCCAGCCCCAGTTCCTTGTTGATGATTAGCTGAATGGCCACCGCCCGGCGTACCGATTCTTCCGTCGGGGTGGTGATCGCTTCGTCGTAGGCGTTGGTGTGGAGCGAGTTACAGTTGTCGTAGATCGCCAGCAGTGCTTGTAAGGTGGTACGGATGTCGTTGAAGGCGATCTCCTGCGCGTGGAGCGACCGCCCCGACGTCTGAATGTGGTACTTCAGTTTCTGGCTGCGCTCGTTGCCCTTGTAGAGGTGGCGCATCGCCTTGGCCCAGAGGCGGCGTGCGACGCGGCCCAGCACGGCGTATTCGGGGTCCATCCCATTGGAGAAGAAGAACGAGAGGTTGGGCGCGAAGTCGTCGATGGCCATGCCTCGGCTCAGGTAGTACTCCACGAAGGTGAAGCCGTTGGCGAGCGTGAAAGCGAGCTGCGAAATGGGGTTGGCCCCCGCCTCGGCGATGTGGTAGCCGGAGATGGAGACGGAGTAGAAGTTGCGAACGCGGTGGTCGATGAAGTACTGCTGGATGTCGCCCATCATGCGGAGGGCAAACTCGGTCGAGAAGATGCAGGTGTTCTGTGCCTGGTCTTCTTTCAGGATGTCGGCCTGCACCGTGCCGCGCACCGCCTGGAGCGTGCGGGCTTTGATTTCAGCGTAGGTGGCTGCGTCCAGCACCTGGTCGCCGGTCACGCCCAGGAGCAGCAACCCGAGCCCGTCGTGGTCGGGGGGAAGTTGTCCCCGATAGGTAGGGCGGGCGAGGCCTTTTTCTTCGTAGATCCGGTTGATTTTCGCTTCCACCTCATCCTGAAGCCCCTGTTCCCGGATGTGCAATTCGCATTGCTGGTCAATGGCGGCGTGGAGGAAAAAGGCCAGCAGCATGGGGGCCGGACCGTTGATCGTCATGGAGACCGAGGTGCTGGGGTCGGCGAGGTTAAAACCCGAGTAGAGCCGTTTGGCGTCGTCGAGGTTGGCGATGGAGACGCCCGAGTTGCCGATCTTACCCCAGATGTCGGGCCGGTGGTCGGGGTCTTCGCCGTAGAGCGTCACCGAATCGAAGGCCGTGGAAAGCCGCTTGGCGGGCATTCCCTGCGAAAGGTAATGGAAACGTCGGTTGGTCCGTTCGGGACCGCCTTCGCCCGCGAACATCCGCGTCGGGTCCTCGCCTTCGCGTTTGAGGGGGAACACCCCGGCCGTGTAGGGAAAAAAGCCCGGCAGGTTCTCGGTGAGTTGCCAGCGCGTCAGGTCGCCCCAGTCTTCATAGCGGGGCAGCGCCACTTTCGGCACTTGCGTACCCGAAAGCGACGTGGTGTAGAGGTCCTGTTCGATCACCCGATTCCGCACCTGAAACCGGTATTTCTCCGCGCGGTAGCGTTCCCGGAGGTCGGGCCAGTCGCGCAGCCACTGCCGACAGTCCCCGTCCAGTTTTTCTTCCAGCCGTTGCGCCAAGGCTTCCAGCGCCGCCGGGTTCACCGTTGTGGCCTGGGTGGTGCCTTCCACGCTTCCGGCGTGCGGGTCGTCGCCGTGGGTATGCGTCTCGTTGGCGCGCAGCAGGTCCAGCGTGCCGCGTACCTGGTAAAGCTGCCGCGCCAGCCGGGATTGTTTTTCCACAAAGGCGTTGTAGTCCCGGCTCGCGTCGGCAATTTCGGCGAGGTAGCGGGTCCGTTCCGGCGGGATGATGTAGAGCGGTTCGGCATGCGCCACCTCTTCGGGAAACTGTGACTTTAACTGTTTTGCGCCGGTTTTCTCCACCACGAGTTCCATCACCTTCCGGTAGAGGGCGTTGGTGCCCGGATCATTGAATTGCGAGGCGATGGTCCCGAAAACGGGAAGTTCCTCGTCGGGCGTATCCCACTGAAGGCGGTTGCGCCGGACTTGCTTCCGCACGTCGCGCAGCGCATCGAGCGAGCCCCGTTTGTCGAACTTGTTGATGGCGATCAGGTCGGCGTAGTCGATCATGTCGATCTTTTCCAGTTGCGAGGCCGCCCCATAGTCCGAGGTCATCACGTAGAGCGACACGTCGCAGTGGTCGATGATTTCCGTATCCGACTGCCCGATGCCCGACGTCTCCACGATGATGAAGTCGTAGTCGGCCGCTTTGCAGATGTCAATGGCGTCCTGCACATGACGGCTCAGCGCCAGGTTGCTCTGCCGGGTTGCGAGCGAACGCATGTAGATGCGCGGATGATGAATGCTGTTCATCCGGATGCGGTCGCCCAGCAACGCCCCGCCCGTCCGGCGTCGGGACGGATCGACCGAGATGATGGCCAGCGTCTGGTCGCGCCCCGCCGAGCCGTCGAAGTCCAGCAGAAAGCGGCGCACCAGTTCGTCGACGAGCGACGACTTGCCAGCGCCGCCCGTGCCCGTGATGCCCAGCACCGGAATGATTTTTTGAGCGGAGCGTTGCGCTTCCAGCGACGCACGGAGGTCCTGAAATGCCTCGCCGTAGTTTTCTGCCACCGTGATGAGCTGCGCAATGGCTTTGGGATCGCGCTGCGTCAGTTGCGCTACCTCGCCGTTGACCTGCGTCGGCGTCTTGGTCGGGAAATCCGCCCGTTCCAGCAGGTCGTTGATCATGCCCTGCAAGCCCATCTGCCGTCCGTCGTCGGGCGAGTAGAGGCGGTCGATGCCGTAGGCGTGCAGTTCCTCAATTTCCTGGGGCAAAATGGTGCCGCCGCCCCCGCCGAAAATCTTGATGTGACCCGCGCCGCGCTCGCGTAGCAGGTCGTACAGGTACTTGAAAAACTCCACGTGTCCGCCCTGGTACGAGGTGATGGCGATGGCCTGCGCATCTTCCTGAATGGCACAGTCAACAATCTCAGCGACGGAGCGGTTGTGGCCCAGGTGAATCACTTCCGCCCCGGAGGCCTGCAACAGGCGGCGCATCAGGTTGATGGCGGCGTCGTGCCCGTCGAACAGGCTGCCCGCCGTCACAATGCGAACGTGGTTGTTAAGTCGGTAGGGGGGGACGTCAACGGCAGACATGGGGGTAGGGTGGTTTGGTGTGTAACAAAACTACCAAAAACGGGACGGATCGGGCTAGGGTCATGGTCATGGTCAGGAACGGGAAGTTGTATTACAAAAAAAACGTCGTAAGTTCCGGATCAGAAGTATAGTTCATAGAGGCTTTTGCGTTGTTCATCCGTATCCCTTTCTCCTGATTTCCTTGCCTATGAACCGTTATTTTTTACTCGCCTCCCTCTGCTTCCTGTCTGTCTCTGCCTCAGCCCAATCGCTACGGTTTTATGCCACCGTGCAGGGCAACTATCAGTTTGTTTTCCCTCGACAGATACGAGAGGCCTTTTCCATTTTCGAAGGAGAGGAAACACCAGGAATCGATATCGATTGGACGCCGGGTATCTACTATCGTAGTCGTTATCAAGCTGGTAAACCGGGGTGTGGTTTCGGGGGACAGGTGGAGTGGAGTCGGGGTCAACGCGTTTCTGTGCGCACCGGTATCCAGATAGATCAGCTACGGTATCAAGTTAAATTTTCGTCGTACGATAGCGATGGAAGCAAGGGAGAAGGAAAAAGCAGCTACAAACGTACGTTGCTGACGATTCCTTTGCTCGTACAGTACCAGGAAGAAAGAAATCGTTTTGCTTTCTTCGCCGGACCGGCATGGTGTGGATTTATGGCCTACTCCTCTGAGAGCGAAGCCACCACAACCGAAGCCGACGGTACCGTGACTAGTTCCAACTTTGTCGGCAGGTCCAGGTCTTCGGCTTTGTACGTCAAGCGTCTACAGGGCATAGTGGGCGTACGGTATCACATAGCCAAGCGTTGGACGATTGATTTTTCTTATGCACATACGTTAGTCACATACGATTCCAACAAGCCTGTAAAGGAGGTAACAGACATATTTTGGCAAACCTCACCCAATCCTAACTTCCTCACGCTGGGTACTTCTTTTCGGATCGCGGCTTTGTGAGAAAAATCGATCTCTATCCTCTTTTCATATGAACCGTCACTTTTTACTCGCCTCCCTCTGCTGCCTATCTATCTCAGCCTCGGCTCAATCGTTGCGGGTCTACGCCACCGTGCAAGGCAACGATCATGTACCGACGCCCCGGCATGTGGAGGCAGATATACAATACCTGCCAGGGAAAATTCTCCCTCGGTCAACCATGAAAATGACACGTATTACCGCGGTAAGCCGGGCTATGGCGTAGGTCTGCAACTGGAAACGCAACTTCCTCTGCGTCTTAGCCTCAGGACGGGGGGCTTCTTCGATCGCTTACGCTACGCACTGGGTTACACCGATGTAGCTTCTGATGGTAGTCAACGAGAGGGCACCACGGATGTAAAGAGCGTGTTTGTGACGGTTCCTCTTTTGATTCAGTATCAGGAAAAAGGCGAGCGCATTACCTTCTTTGCCGGCCCGGCCTTCGGAGGATATGTAGACAATGCTTTGAAAAGTGAAGCGACTTTCACGGAACCGGACGATACGGTGAGGACAAGCTCTTTACCATATTCAAGCCCTAGGTCATCCATTTTTTACATCAAACGGCTTCAAGGAGTCATCGGAGTGCGCTACCATGTAGCTTCGAGATGGACGCTTGATCTAACCTATGCCCATACCTTACTTAAGCACACACCTGACTCTTATGACGTTGGAGAGGCATTTCTACAGGAAAGACCGAATCCCAACTTTTTCACGCTGGGTACTTCGTTCCAGTTGATGGCTGGGCGAGAAGGATTTCACTCAAATGCTTGCCCATGAACTGTCGCTTTCTACTTTTACCCCATACCATCCTGATTTTACCCCGCCCCGTGTTGCCGCCGGTGGCCCTCGTCTGCGTGGCTTTGCGCTGGAAGTGGGGGTGGCCTACCGTTTCGGGGCGCAACCGTAGGAAACAGGTCACATGTTGTGGCGGATAAACAACTGGCGACGATTTTTCGTTAAGAGGGGAAACATCTGTTCATCATGAAACTGAAGTTACCTTCCATACTTTCTGTCTTCACCCTTTTCGCGGCCACGTCGGTCGGCTACGCGCAGTCGGAGCAACCTCCGCAACCGTTGCGCATCGATACCGTCCAAACGGTTGTGCAACAACCCAATGCCGCCCAGCCGGATCGGATTCCGACCGACAAAGGGGCCATGTCCATTCACCCGATTCTGCACAGCAGTCTGGTGATTCAGTGGAACGGCCAGACCATATATTCCGATCCGTACGGTGGAGCCGAGCTTTTCAACAAGGTGCCGGCTCCCGACCTGGTGCTGATTACCGACATCCACGGCGATCACCTCCATCCCGAAACCCTGAAGGAACTGGATCTGTCGCACGCGGAGCTGATTGCCCCGAAAGCCGTGCTCGACCAGTTGGGCGACATCAACTTCAAGCAAACGCACGAGCTGGCCAACGGCGAGGCCCTCACCTGGCAGGGCATCCGCGTCGAGGCCATTCCGATGTACAACCTGCCCGAATCGCCCGACTCCCGGCATACGCGAGGGCGGGGCAACGGCTACGTGCTCACGCTGGGGGGCAAGCGCGTCTACATTTCGGGCGATACCGAAGACATTCCCGAGATGCGGCAACTGAAAAACATCGACGTGGCGTTTGTCTGCATGAATTTGCCCTACACCATGGACGTGGCGCATGCTGCCAGCGCGGTGCTGGCGTTCAAACCTAAAATCGTGTATCCGTTTCACTTTCGTGGTGGGGAAGGGAAACTGAGCGACGTGGAGAAGTTTAAGTCGCTGGTCACCAAACAGGACCCCAACATCGACGTACGCCTCCGCGACTGGTATCCCGTACAATAGCAGCACCCACAGGCCAACTTTCGCCATTTTCCGGTTTCTGGCAGGAGACCGGATTTTTTATGCGCGAAGAGGGCTGCGCCAGGGGCCGCTACGACGCTGATCCGAAGCAATACTTGACGTAGTGTTACAGCGATAGATTAAGGTTAATTAATTGATTTTCAGTTGGTTGGTGGAAGAGTTTTCTGAGGTTTTCGCCGGGTGGGCTAACCCTTTACGCAGCGCTACGTAAAGAACCCTATACCTCCACAAGGTGCAGCCTCTTGGTGTACCGGGAGGTTTTTTTATAGGTATATAAATTTTTACAACTATGTTAACCCGAATTGCCTTTACTTTACTTCTTATAGGCGCTAGCGTCACATTTGTCCAGGCCCAGAGTACGTCCGATTCCTCGTTTGTCGAAGACGACTGGTCGTTCGATATGGTAGAGGAAGACACCACCCAGCAGATGACGACGCCAGCCGACGAGTACGGTGAATTTAGCAACCGTACCGCCACTGTTGAAGACTCGGTCGATAACGGACGCGATGTCGTCGTGATGGAACCGGAACAACCGGCCGAACGTCGGCGTGGTCCTTTCCAGATTTTGTCGACCCCGACACCCGCGTCTCCGAGCCGCATTCCGTAACGGAAACGTTATCGCTTTAAACCTACTGCCTCACGCCACCGCGTGGGGTTTTTTTATGGCCATTCCGTCTAATGTGACGGCAATTAAACCTCAGGGTCAGCGGACGGGGCAGCCTTCTGTTGGATGGCGTGTTCGTGCGATGCGGTGGCGCGTTCCTGCCGCATTTCCAGCGATAAAAAGTAGTTCAAGCCCGTTCGGATCACCGCAATGGCGCCCAGCTTGCCGATCTGTTCCCAGCTCGGGGCAACCGCTGTCGACAGAATGTCGGCTCCCAGCTGGAACTCCAGCGCCAGGGCAAGGTAACGCGCCAGCACCAGCCGGATTGCGGTAAAGTTGTGCGTCTGTTTCGAAGCGATGGCGCGCCCGAACTGCACGATGGCCAGCACCACGCCCAAGGCAACGATCAGCGCGCCGGTGGTTTCAATGCCCAGTTTGAGCCACTGGACGGCTTCTACAATGAGCGATTCAATCGAGTAGGTTTCTTCCATAATCAGAGTAACGACGTGGCGATCAAGGGGTTCGGCGGGTAAAGCGTGTGTACTGCCACAACACAAACCGCTGCAATGCGATCAGGACCACCACCAGACCGACGGCCAGGCCAAACAGCAGCAGCGCACGGGTTTCCTGCCCCGGAACGCAAAGCTCAGCGCGGTAGAAACGGCCGGCGGATGCATGGCGTCCACGCTCACCATCAGCACGATGGTCAGGAGCATCGCCAGGCTGGCAGCCCAGTAGTTAGGCCCGATCAGCCGTTCGGCCAGAAATCCGACGCTCGCGGCGGCCACCTGCGCCAGCAGCAGCGTGCGCATGCGGTTGGTGCGGTGGTCGGGTGCCAGGTAGATTAGAAAGGCGCTGGATGGCAGCGACGAAAACAGAAGGCGCTGACTGCTGAACATTTCGAGCATGACCAGCACCACCAGTACGACCACCGTCGGCAGTAGCGCTAGTTGTAACTCATCGCGAATGCTGAACTGTGTCCGACCGAGCGAACGGGAATTAATGGGAGTGGCCATAATGCACCCCGGTTTACGTCGCTGGCACGGTTACGGTTCGGGAAATGCGTTCTTTCAAGGAGCAATCACAGAGCGATGGAAACGCTTCGGCCCTTACCGACCCACGGAATCAGACGCGGCACGCCGGGAGATACGTTCAGAGAATATGTTGGTTTTTTTGAGTGGGGTTTGGGGGAAGTTGAGCGTGGGGTTGTCGTAAGAGTAGATTATATCGACAAATCAATCGAAACGCTTTGGGCTTCGCCTTCGGTGCCCGGGTGGCGTTGAGCCGTAGACCGCGCGATTGACCAGCGCTACGGTGGATTCGAACAACCATTTGAGCGAGGAAGGCTGGATTTTTTGAGGGAAGAGGATCGGGTTGATGTCCTGACATTTTTAGGCGCATGCGTTCGCCACTTTTGAGTGAAGGGCCACTTGAGTGAGCCCCGTCTGACTACGCATTTATTTCACCTCCATAATTTCCGTTTTATGAACAGAACAACCTACTTTTTTCGCAAATGCCTACGGGTGTATGTGCTGGGATGCGCTGCACTGCTGTGCGCCCTTTCTGCGCGGGCACAGGTCCAGATGGAGTACCTGAACCGGGGTGTCGTGGCGGTCCGCAACGGCGACGCCGTCTACGTAGGCTGGCGCCTGCTGGGCACCGATTCGGCCGATGTGGCCTTCAACGTCTACCGCAACGGCACCAAACTCAACCCCGAACCCATCACGCAATCGACCAATTTTGTGGATCTGGAGGGCGTGGTCGTCGCCACGGGCGAATCCGCCCCGCTGCACTACGCCGACGGCGTGACGTACACCGTCCGTGCCGTGGTGGCGGGTGTTGAGCAGGAAGCGTCCGCGCCGACCCCCGTCTGGGAGCAGCCCTACCTCGACATTCCGTTGCAGGTGCCGCCCGACGATACGATCCACGTACGGCCCGACAGCATCGTCTCGTACAGCTACACCGCCAACGACGCGAGCGTGGGCGATCTGGACGGCGACGGCGACTACGAAATCGTGCTGAAATGGGACCCCACCAACGCCAAGGACAACTCGCAGGGTGGGCATACGGGCAACGTGTTGCTCGACGCCTACGAGCTGGACGGCACGCACCTATGGCGCATCGACCTGGGGCCGAACAT
It encodes the following:
- a CDS encoding DUF1622 domain-containing protein, whose translation is MEETYSIESLIVEAVQWLKLGIETTGALIVALGVVLAIVQFGRAIASKQTHNFTAIRLVLARYLALALEFQLGADILSTAVAPSWEQIGKLGAIAVIRTGLNYFLSLEMRQERATASHEHAIQQKAAPSADPEV
- a CDS encoding outer membrane beta-barrel protein; this translates as MNRYFLLASLCFLSVSASAQSLRFYATVQGNYQFVFPRQIREAFSIFEGEETPGIDIDWTPGIYYRSRYQAGKPGCGFGGQVEWSRGQRVSVRTGIQIDQLRYQVKFSSYDSDGSKGEGKSSYKRTLLTIPLLVQYQEERNRFAFFAGPAWCGFMAYSSESEATTTEADGTVTSSNFVGRSRSSALYVKRLQGIVGVRYHIAKRWTIDFSYAHTLVTYDSNKPVKEVTDIFWQTSPNPNFLTLGTSFRIAAL
- a CDS encoding MBL fold metallo-hydrolase, whose translation is MKLKLPSILSVFTLFAATSVGYAQSEQPPQPLRIDTVQTVVQQPNAAQPDRIPTDKGAMSIHPILHSSLVIQWNGQTIYSDPYGGAELFNKVPAPDLVLITDIHGDHLHPETLKELDLSHAELIAPKAVLDQLGDINFKQTHELANGEALTWQGIRVEAIPMYNLPESPDSRHTRGRGNGYVLTLGGKRVYISGDTEDIPEMRQLKNIDVAFVCMNLPYTMDVAHAASAVLAFKPKIVYPFHFRGGEGKLSDVEKFKSLVTKQDPNIDVRLRDWYPVQ
- a CDS encoding HPP family protein; the protein is MATPINSRSLGRTQFSIRDELQLALLPTVVVLVVLVMLEMFSSQRLLFSSLPSSAFLIYLAPDHRTNRMRTLLLAQVAAASVGFLAERLIGPNYWAASLAMLLTIVLMVSVDAMHPPAVSTALSFAFRGRKPVRCCCLAWPSVWWWS